One stretch of Pseudomonas azotoformans DNA includes these proteins:
- a CDS encoding response regulator codes for MEQEAWQVLIIEDDQRLAELTREYLESNGLRVSVEGDGALAAARIIAEQPDLVILDLMLPGEDGLSICRKVRERYDGVILMLTARTDDMDQVLGLDMGADDYVCKPVRPRLLLARIQALLRRSESAETASAENQRRLQFGPLVVDNALREAWLNNDGIELTSAEFDLLWLLVANAGRILSREEIFIALRGIGYDGQDRSIDVRISRIRPKIGDDPIHPRLIKTIRSKGYLFVPEAAADMPL; via the coding sequence ATGGAGCAAGAAGCCTGGCAGGTATTGATAATCGAAGACGACCAGCGATTGGCCGAATTGACCCGTGAGTACCTGGAGAGCAACGGCCTGCGGGTCTCGGTGGAAGGCGATGGCGCCCTGGCAGCGGCGCGGATCATCGCCGAACAGCCCGACCTGGTGATCCTCGACCTGATGCTGCCCGGCGAAGACGGCCTGAGCATCTGCCGCAAGGTGCGCGAGCGCTATGACGGCGTGATTCTGATGCTCACCGCGCGCACCGACGACATGGACCAGGTGCTGGGCCTGGACATGGGCGCCGACGATTACGTGTGCAAGCCCGTGCGTCCGCGCCTGCTGCTGGCGCGCATCCAGGCCTTGCTGCGGCGCAGTGAGTCGGCCGAGACCGCCAGCGCGGAGAACCAGCGCCGCCTGCAATTCGGCCCCCTCGTGGTGGACAATGCCCTGCGCGAAGCCTGGCTGAATAATGACGGCATCGAACTGACCAGCGCCGAGTTCGACCTGCTGTGGCTATTGGTGGCGAATGCCGGGCGCATTCTGTCCCGCGAAGAAATCTTCATTGCCCTGCGCGGCATCGGCTACGACGGCCAGGATCGCTCCATCGACGTGCGTATTTCTCGCATCCGCCCCAAGATAGGCGACGACCCGATCCACCCGCGCCTGATCAAGACCATTCGCAGCAAAGGCTACCTGTTCGTCCCCGAAGCCGCCGCCGACATGCCGCTGTGA